In a genomic window of Paroedura picta isolate Pp20150507F chromosome 14, Ppicta_v3.0, whole genome shotgun sequence:
- the ATMIN gene encoding ATM interactor isoform X1, translating to MAAATASPQAPARRAGLALGRPPRPASHGGGGAERPACPGELVRPSVTELSRAVRSNILCTVPGCGKVLPNPPALSMHLSKAHRLQQQDGKINPATRKDLKARQKYYCCPIEGCPRGPGRPFSQFSLVRQHFMKMHAEKKHKCDKCSNSYGTIWDLKRHIEDCGKTFQCTCGCPYASRTALLSHIYRTQHEIPIEHRDPPRKKRKMEMATSNHALGEKAKEASGSTVSRCTSTEDLETSESKLAASLEDSAHSYTAKQIHSPPKNAPKLLLPKPKVALVKLPVMQLTHLPIFVSAPDSSVKPVVIAVDDKGSVMSTVHLMPLPVGIVLPAVEAEALTLKNTSPLSKPKSSGDFELVSTGIQVNLGKAAPNNTMQGLEAVCYKNGICSTNVQTDLSYISQNFAPSASWAPDSSVSSCSQTDLTFSSQVLLPISVQTQTLLPGSKVTSSIAAQTDTFAQACFQSCGISRETQTNRAQKGLDGRGQMDQAVMCTDIFDVASSFDASPVVLSSSGLIANGLDPSLLQRGGCKPLSQDTKSEAMINFGTQNNLLPQQLMTDNQTQTMELLNDLETIFAGNTAEPSLDNRSLLADANPHADPPLPSGPTQNSAIDFDIEDFFSASNIQTQTEEAEFGNLSSEPALESLDIETQTDLFSDLAVQSYNCRGHPNFLGLEMFDTQTQTDLNFFLDSPHLPLGSILKQSTFSMSTDSSDTETQTEMQLLERNALSQVAESRVQLNSAETQTMDSCFETLGSLFLTSNETQTAIDDFLLADLAWNTMESQFSSVETQTCAKLCSLFQDSEKTGH from the exons ATGGCGGCGGCCACCGCCTCTCCTCAGGCGCCCGCTCGGCGCGCCGGCCTGGCTTTGGGGCGTCCCCCGCGGCCGGCCTCGCACGGTGGCGGCGGCGCCGAGCGGCCGGCCTGCCCGGGGGAGCTGGTGCGGCCTTCGGTGACGGAGCTCTCGCGGGCCGTCCGGAGCAACATCCTGTGCACCGTGCCCGGCTGCGGCAAAGTGCTGCCTAACCCGCCGGCGCTCAGCATGCACCTCAGCAAGGCCCACCGCCTGCAGCAGCAG GATGGAAAAATAAATCCAGCAACAAGGAAAGACTTGAAAGCACGACAGAAATACTACTGCTGTCCCATTGAAGGCTGCCCGAGAGGACCAGGAAGGCCTTTTTCACAATTTTCCCTCGTAAGACAG CACTTCATGAAAATGCATGCTGAAAAGAAGCACAAATGTGATAAATGTAGCAATTCTTATGGCACCATATGGGATTTGAAGCGACACATTGAGGACTGCGGCAAGACCTTCCAGTGTACCTGCGGCTGCCCCTACGCCAGCAGGACAGCGCTGTTGTCTCATATTTATAGAACTCAGCACGAGATCCCTATCGAACACAG GGATCCGcctagaaagaaaagaaaaatggagatgGCAACATCCAATCATGCTCTgggagagaaagcaaaagaaGCCTCTGGCAGTACTGTCAGCAGATGTACTAGCACTGAAGACTTGGAGACATCTGAGTCTAAACTGGCAGCCTCTTTAGAAGATTCTGCCCATTCCTATACTGCTAAGCAAATACATTCACCGCCAAAAAATGCACCAAAGTTGCTTCTCCCGAAGCCCAAAGTCGCGTTGGTTAAACTTCCTGTAATGCAGCTTACTCACCTGCCGATTTTTGTATCGGCACCAGACTCTTCCGTGAAACCTGTGGTCATTGCTGTTGATGACAAAGGTTCTGTTATGAGCACTGTTCACTTAATGCCTCTGCCTGTAGGCATCGTGCTACCAGCAGTGGAGGCTGAAGCACTTACACTTAAGAACACATCACCCCTTTCAAAACCCAAAAGCTCTGGGGACTTCGAGCTCGTCAGCACAGGTATCCAAGTCAATTTGGGGAAAGCAGCGCCCAATAATACAATGCAGGGTCTGGAGGCCGTATGTTACAAGAACGGAATCTGTTCCACAAATGTCCAGACTGACCTGTCCTATATTTCACAGAACTTTGCGCCGTCTGCATCTTGGGCTCCCGATTCCTCTGTGTCCTCTTGCTCCCAAACAGACCTGACGTTCAGTTCACAAGTGCTGCTGCCTATCAGCGTTCAAACACAGACTCTGTTGCCTGGTTCCAAGGTGACCTCGTCCATCGCTGCCCAGACGGATACTTTCGCTCAAGCCTGCTTTCAGTCGTGTGGGATTTCTAGAGAGACTCAAACCAACAGGGCACAGAAAGGGCTCGACGGAAGAGGACAAATGGATCAAGCTGTGATGTGCACTGACATTTTTGACGTCGCTTCCTCGTTTGACGCCTCCCCAGTGGTCCTATCAAGCAGTGGCTTGATTGCAAATGGCCTAGATCCGAGTCTGCTGCAAAGAGGAGGCTGCAAGCCCTTGAGTCAGGACACAAAATCAGAGGCAATGATCAACTTTGGCACACAGAATAATCTGCTCCCGCAGCAACTTATGACTGACAACCAGACCCAGACCATGGAGTTATTGAATGACCTTGAAACTATTTTTGCGGGTAACACCGCAGAGCCGTCATTGGATAACCGTAGCCTTCTGGCAGATGCTAACCCTCATGCTGACCCACCCCTGCCTTCCGGCCCTACCCAGAATTCAGCCATAGATTTTGACATTGAGGATTTCTTTTCTGCCTCCAATATCCAGACGCAGACGGAGGAAGCTGAATTTGGCAACTTGTCCTCTGAGCCAGCCTTGGAATCCTTGGATATTGAAACCCAGACAGACTTATTTTCAGATCTTGCTGTCCAGTCATACAACTGCAGAGGCCATCCTAACTTTTTAGGCCTGGAGATGTTTGACACTCAAACTCAAACAGACTTAAACTTCTTCTTAGACAGCCCCCACCTGCCTTTGGGCAGCATCCTGAAGCAGTCCACCTTCTCCATGAGCACCGACTCGTCGGACACGGAGACTCAGACAGAAATGCAGCTTCTGGAGAGAAATGCCTTAAGTCAGGTGGCGGAGAGCAGAGTGCAGCTGAACAGTGCCGAGACTCAGACGATGGACAGCTGCTTTGAAACCCTCGGTAGCTTGTTCCTTACCAGCAATGAGACCCAGACTGCCATAGATGACTTCTTGCTGGCTGACTTGGCCTGGAATACAATGGAGTCACAGTTCAGCTCCGTGGAAACACAGACTTGTGCAAAACTGTGCTCTTTGTTTCAGGATTCAGAGAAGACTGGCCACTGA
- the C14H16orf46 gene encoding uncharacterized protein C16orf46 homolog, producing MTSSGQNQSEIISEKAAANVKTVERDWHCTYPNERRERNQIYTLLSISNSTNEQEEKSLEYVNGTGWEEAVQGWSKTAPFAHLQLQKRARKTRTSESVGGCLYCLDLMQVIDKGLEQDPKLSASVTTDSIPEKQTLLYSYATLSSYPAVDDSKKDNCNGKLYSTPTCQGEKKKLSLKDAQTFLNEKKNFLMKESQLFQAEKKTVPIREYSILALGKQKSIDILKCKETKSHEPITGSLGDPEATPVKSSMVLPPLKDTALKNSLDPSPKKSKPVIFQANEKTSRAVSETISCTQVFKTKESNHEKVDLSGDALKERVKIYERANFPPKFPKTSCVSGTTDQCYWRCALLPDRKITPISNSIALRRKSHLSRMHFLHTKGARDSKADENWDPCTRSRSHTGPRQGNESKTQEVPLLSGLFPSLTEHGWGRATPFACCKNQLKSKNPRISKTVFNVPHTSKDPASVGNLTWITPPKRDQTNTYRKFTEGEIVSSCKKLETPHVKPYNSIPVLTTHPKGERMNGKLDSVQAFLGEKKTFPTKGYEIKCSQELAKSAVLKCPKIHLPRIVHTNPPKNFNYPTLSALLVLKLDGKGLFNFHLEPPSKKNETITVKSPEKGGSTSAETSLHSQQIKKRKQNKRNIGVMNNIATKQIKNNVPPFHASVLRDSSSCPPHHLAHTFPCTA from the exons ATGACTTCCTCTGGCCAGAATCAAAGTGAAATCATTTCCGAAAAAGCTGCTGCAAATGTGAAAACTGTGGAAAGAGATTGGCACTGCACCTATCCAaatgagaggagggagaggaatcaGATCTACACTCTTCTGAGCATCAGTAACAGTACAAATGAGCAAGAGGAGAAGTCCTTGGAGTATGTTAATGGAACAGGATGGGAGGAAGCA GTACAAGGCTGGAGCAAGACAGCCCCCTTTGCTCATCTTCAGTTACAAAAAAGAGCTAGAAAAACAAGGACAAGTGAGTCTGTCGGTGGCTGCCTGTATTGCTTAGATTTGATGCAAGTTATTGACAAAGGCTTGGAGCAAGACCCCAAGTTAAGTGCAAGTGTCACCACAGACAGTATTCCAGAAAAACAAACCCTGCTCTATTcttatgccaccctgagctcttaCCCTGCGGTAGATGATTCAAAAAAAGACAACTGTAATGGCAAATTATATTCTACACCGACATgccaaggggaaaagaaaaaactgTCCCTAAAGGACGCTCAGACTTTTCTAAATGAAAAGAAGAATTTTCTAATGAAGGAGAGTCAGCTATTCCAAGCAGAAAAGAAAACGGTGCCAATAAGAGAGTATAGCATACTAGCTCTTGGAAAGCAAAAAAGCATAGACATCTTAAAATGCAAAGAGACAAAGAGCCATGAACCTATAACAGGTAGTCTGGGAGACCCTGAAGCAACTCCTGTTAAATCTTCAATGGTATTGCCACCTCTGAAGGACACAGCTCTCAAAAACAGCCTGGACCCTTCACCAAAGAAAAGTAAGCCCGTTATTTTCCAGGCCAATGAAAAAACATCCCGTGCTGTTTCAGAGACAATTTCCTGCACTCAGGTTtttaaaaccaaagaatccaaCCATGAGAAAGTAGACTTATCAGGTGATGCGTTGAAGGAGCGAGTAAAAATTTACGAGAGAGCCAATTTCCCCCCCAAGTTTCCCAAGACTTCATGCGTCTCAGGAACCACGGACCAGTGCTACTGGCGCTGTGCTCTTTTGCCTGATAGGAAAATTACACCCATATCTAATTCAATTGCATTGAGAAGAAAGAGTCATCTCTCCAGAATGCATTTCCTGCATACAAAAGGAGCGCGTGACAGCAAAGCCGATGAGAATTGGGACCCTTGCACCAGAAGCAGGAGTCACACTGGACCCAGACAAGGAAATGAATCAAAAACACAGGAGGTTCCACTGCTTTCTGGACTGTTCCCTTCCTTAACG GAACATGGCTGGGGGAGAGCTACTCCTTTCGCGTGCTGCAAGAACCAACTAAAGTCCAAGAACCCAAGAATAAGCAAAACGGTCTTTAATGTACCTCACACAAGCAAGGATCCAGCTTCTGTGGGAAATTTGACTTGGATAACACCACCTAAGAGAGATCAGACAAACACATACCGTAAGTTTACTGAAGGAGAAATTGTCTCAAGCTGCAAGAAGTTAGAAACCCCCCACGTTAAGCCTTACAACTCCATTCCAGTATTGACTACCCACCCTAAGGGAGAAAGAATGAATGGCAAACTGGACAGCGTTCAGGCATTCCTTGGTGAAAAGAAGACCTTTCCAACAAAGGGATACGAGATCAAGTGCTCACAAGAACTCGCAAAATCTGCAGTCCTAAAATGTCCCAAGATCCACTTGCCCAGAATAGTCCACACTAACCCACCCAAGAATTTTAACTATCCAACCTTAAGTGCATTGCTGGTCTTGAAACTGGATGGAAAAGGACTCTTCAACTTCCATCTGGAACCCCCTTCAAAGAAGAATGAAACGATTACAGTGAAAAGCCCTGAGAAAGGGGGCAGCACTTCAGCTGAAACTTCTCTCCACAGCCAACAGattaagaaaagaaagcaaaacaaaagaaacattGGTGTGATGAATAATATAGCaacaaagcaaattaaaaataatgtaCCACCCTTCCACGCGTCAGTGCTCAGAGATTCTTCGTCTTGCCCTCCTCACCATCTGGCGCACACTTTTCCCTGCACGGCATAA
- the ATMIN gene encoding ATM interactor isoform X2: MAAATASPQAPARRAGLALGRPPRPASHGGGGAERPACPGELVRPSVTELSRAVRSNILCTVPGCGKVLPNPPALSMHLSKAHRLQQQDGKINPATRKDLKARQKYYCCPIEGCPRGPGRPFSQFSLVRQHFMKMHAEKKHKCDKCSNSYGTIWDLKRHIEDCGKTFQCTCGCPYASRTALLSHIYRTQHEIPIEHRKKRKMEMATSNHALGEKAKEASGSTVSRCTSTEDLETSESKLAASLEDSAHSYTAKQIHSPPKNAPKLLLPKPKVALVKLPVMQLTHLPIFVSAPDSSVKPVVIAVDDKGSVMSTVHLMPLPVGIVLPAVEAEALTLKNTSPLSKPKSSGDFELVSTGIQVNLGKAAPNNTMQGLEAVCYKNGICSTNVQTDLSYISQNFAPSASWAPDSSVSSCSQTDLTFSSQVLLPISVQTQTLLPGSKVTSSIAAQTDTFAQACFQSCGISRETQTNRAQKGLDGRGQMDQAVMCTDIFDVASSFDASPVVLSSSGLIANGLDPSLLQRGGCKPLSQDTKSEAMINFGTQNNLLPQQLMTDNQTQTMELLNDLETIFAGNTAEPSLDNRSLLADANPHADPPLPSGPTQNSAIDFDIEDFFSASNIQTQTEEAEFGNLSSEPALESLDIETQTDLFSDLAVQSYNCRGHPNFLGLEMFDTQTQTDLNFFLDSPHLPLGSILKQSTFSMSTDSSDTETQTEMQLLERNALSQVAESRVQLNSAETQTMDSCFETLGSLFLTSNETQTAIDDFLLADLAWNTMESQFSSVETQTCAKLCSLFQDSEKTGH, encoded by the exons ATGGCGGCGGCCACCGCCTCTCCTCAGGCGCCCGCTCGGCGCGCCGGCCTGGCTTTGGGGCGTCCCCCGCGGCCGGCCTCGCACGGTGGCGGCGGCGCCGAGCGGCCGGCCTGCCCGGGGGAGCTGGTGCGGCCTTCGGTGACGGAGCTCTCGCGGGCCGTCCGGAGCAACATCCTGTGCACCGTGCCCGGCTGCGGCAAAGTGCTGCCTAACCCGCCGGCGCTCAGCATGCACCTCAGCAAGGCCCACCGCCTGCAGCAGCAG GATGGAAAAATAAATCCAGCAACAAGGAAAGACTTGAAAGCACGACAGAAATACTACTGCTGTCCCATTGAAGGCTGCCCGAGAGGACCAGGAAGGCCTTTTTCACAATTTTCCCTCGTAAGACAG CACTTCATGAAAATGCATGCTGAAAAGAAGCACAAATGTGATAAATGTAGCAATTCTTATGGCACCATATGGGATTTGAAGCGACACATTGAGGACTGCGGCAAGACCTTCCAGTGTACCTGCGGCTGCCCCTACGCCAGCAGGACAGCGCTGTTGTCTCATATTTATAGAACTCAGCACGAGATCCCTATCGAACACAG aaagaaaagaaaaatggagatgGCAACATCCAATCATGCTCTgggagagaaagcaaaagaaGCCTCTGGCAGTACTGTCAGCAGATGTACTAGCACTGAAGACTTGGAGACATCTGAGTCTAAACTGGCAGCCTCTTTAGAAGATTCTGCCCATTCCTATACTGCTAAGCAAATACATTCACCGCCAAAAAATGCACCAAAGTTGCTTCTCCCGAAGCCCAAAGTCGCGTTGGTTAAACTTCCTGTAATGCAGCTTACTCACCTGCCGATTTTTGTATCGGCACCAGACTCTTCCGTGAAACCTGTGGTCATTGCTGTTGATGACAAAGGTTCTGTTATGAGCACTGTTCACTTAATGCCTCTGCCTGTAGGCATCGTGCTACCAGCAGTGGAGGCTGAAGCACTTACACTTAAGAACACATCACCCCTTTCAAAACCCAAAAGCTCTGGGGACTTCGAGCTCGTCAGCACAGGTATCCAAGTCAATTTGGGGAAAGCAGCGCCCAATAATACAATGCAGGGTCTGGAGGCCGTATGTTACAAGAACGGAATCTGTTCCACAAATGTCCAGACTGACCTGTCCTATATTTCACAGAACTTTGCGCCGTCTGCATCTTGGGCTCCCGATTCCTCTGTGTCCTCTTGCTCCCAAACAGACCTGACGTTCAGTTCACAAGTGCTGCTGCCTATCAGCGTTCAAACACAGACTCTGTTGCCTGGTTCCAAGGTGACCTCGTCCATCGCTGCCCAGACGGATACTTTCGCTCAAGCCTGCTTTCAGTCGTGTGGGATTTCTAGAGAGACTCAAACCAACAGGGCACAGAAAGGGCTCGACGGAAGAGGACAAATGGATCAAGCTGTGATGTGCACTGACATTTTTGACGTCGCTTCCTCGTTTGACGCCTCCCCAGTGGTCCTATCAAGCAGTGGCTTGATTGCAAATGGCCTAGATCCGAGTCTGCTGCAAAGAGGAGGCTGCAAGCCCTTGAGTCAGGACACAAAATCAGAGGCAATGATCAACTTTGGCACACAGAATAATCTGCTCCCGCAGCAACTTATGACTGACAACCAGACCCAGACCATGGAGTTATTGAATGACCTTGAAACTATTTTTGCGGGTAACACCGCAGAGCCGTCATTGGATAACCGTAGCCTTCTGGCAGATGCTAACCCTCATGCTGACCCACCCCTGCCTTCCGGCCCTACCCAGAATTCAGCCATAGATTTTGACATTGAGGATTTCTTTTCTGCCTCCAATATCCAGACGCAGACGGAGGAAGCTGAATTTGGCAACTTGTCCTCTGAGCCAGCCTTGGAATCCTTGGATATTGAAACCCAGACAGACTTATTTTCAGATCTTGCTGTCCAGTCATACAACTGCAGAGGCCATCCTAACTTTTTAGGCCTGGAGATGTTTGACACTCAAACTCAAACAGACTTAAACTTCTTCTTAGACAGCCCCCACCTGCCTTTGGGCAGCATCCTGAAGCAGTCCACCTTCTCCATGAGCACCGACTCGTCGGACACGGAGACTCAGACAGAAATGCAGCTTCTGGAGAGAAATGCCTTAAGTCAGGTGGCGGAGAGCAGAGTGCAGCTGAACAGTGCCGAGACTCAGACGATGGACAGCTGCTTTGAAACCCTCGGTAGCTTGTTCCTTACCAGCAATGAGACCCAGACTGCCATAGATGACTTCTTGCTGGCTGACTTGGCCTGGAATACAATGGAGTCACAGTTCAGCTCCGTGGAAACACAGACTTGTGCAAAACTGTGCTCTTTGTTTCAGGATTCAGAGAAGACTGGCCACTGA